Genomic window (Rhodothermales bacterium):
TGATGGGGATACGGCCGATGGCGAGCTGCCGGAGGCCGTCGTACCCGTTCCCGAACCCCTGCGTCGCATCACCCGTCAGCCAGCGCGCGAACCCACGGTAAAAGAGCAGACCGCAGAGGGTGACGACAAACGGCTGCAGGCGCATCCGGGTGATTAGCACACCATGTAACACCCCGATGCCGAGGGATAGGGCCAGCACCGCGATGATTGCCGCCGGCACCGACCAGCCGTAGGACACCATAAGCATTGGCAGCATCACCCCGACCAGCCCCACCAGCGAACCCATCGACAGATCGATCCCACCTGTGATGATGACAAACGCCGCCCCGATGCTGATGATGCCGAACAGGGAGGTCCACCGGATGGTGTTCTGGATGTTGTAGGCCGTCAAAAACTTGGGTTCGATCAAGGCCGTCAAGATCAACACGGCGAGCAGCAGGCCCAGGATGCCAAAGATTTTTTTCATTCGTATCGATCGTTACACGGGGTTCGGGGCGCCGGTGGCCAGATGCATGACGGCCTCCTCCGAGAGTTCGCTACGCGGTACTTCGCCCGTGATGCGGCCCTCGTGCATCACCAGCACCCGGTCCGACATCCCCAGGATCTCTTCCAGTTCACTACTGACAAACAGAATCGCCAGCCCTTCGCGAGCGAGTTTCTCCATTAGCCGGTACACCTCTTCCTTGGCGCCGACATCGATGCCGCGCGTCGGCTCGTCGAGCAGCAGCAGGCGTGGGCTCATGGTGAGCCATTTGCCGAGCACCACCTTCTGCTGATTGCCGCCGGAGAGGAAGCGGACGATCTGGCGCTGGCCGGGTGTCTTGATGCCGAGCTGCTCGATCATCGCCGCGGTGTCGGCCTCCTCCTGCGTGCGATTCAGGCGTCCGCCCGGCCGGCGGTTGCGCCACAGCCCCGCCAGGCCGATGTTGTGACGGACGGACATGTCGATCACCAGCCCCTGCTCCTTCCGCTCCTCGGGCACCAGTGCGATGCCGGTCTCGATCGCGTCCATCGGCGAGCGAAACGTTGTCTCGCGGCCTTCCATCTGGATCGATCCGCTCAGCGCGCGGTCCACCCCGAACAACACGCGCAGCAGCTCGGTGCGACCGGCGCCGACCAGGCCCGAAACGCCGACGATTTCGCCGGCGCGGACCTCAAACGAGATCGGATGCGCCGGCCAGGCCGGCGTAACGAGGTCGCGCACACGCAACACGACCTCTCCAATAGCGTGCGACGAGCGGGCATAATACTTCGAGACGTCGCGGCCCACCATGAGCTGGACCATCGCCTCGTGGTTGATTTCGGCTCGCTCCAGCGCGCCAGCGTTTTTCCCATCGCGCAGCACCTCCACCCGGTCGGACAACCGCTTGACCTCGGCCATGCGGTGCGAGATATAAACCACGCTCACGCCGCGGCTGCGCAGGTCCTCCACGACGGTGAACAACTGCTCGGCCTCGCCGGCCGAGAGGCTCGACGTCGGCTCGTCCATGATCAGCACGCGGGCGTTGGCGGAAAGCGCTTTTGCGATTTCGACGAGTTGCTGGCGGCCGATGGACAGGTCGCGCACGAGCGTCGTCGGCGACACGTCCAGCCCGATGCGTCCCAGGGCTTCTTCCGCGCCGGCGTGGATCTGCCGGCGATCCAGTACGCCCAGCCGCCGCGGTTCGCGTCCGAGGAAGATGTTGGCCGCCACGCTGAGATTGTCGGCCAGGTTAAGTTCCTGGTGGATAAACGCGATGCCCAGATCGGTCGCTCGCCGGCACGAGTCGA
Coding sequences:
- a CDS encoding sugar ABC transporter ATP-binding protein, whose translation is MSTPLLSVRAVTRRFPGVVALDRVSLDVGHGEVLSVIGENGAGKSTLMKILAGVQRPDEGSILLDGQPVTIDSCRRATDLGIAFIHQELNLADNLSVAANIFLGREPRRLGVLDRRQIHAGAEEALGRIGLDVSPTTLVRDLSIGRQQLVEIAKALSANARVLIMDEPTSSLSAGEAEQLFTVVEDLRSRGVSVVYISHRMAEVKRLSDRVEVLRDGKNAGALERAEINHEAMVQLMVGRDVSKYYARSSHAIGEVVLRVRDLVTPAWPAHPISFEVRAGEIVGVSGLVGAGRTELLRVLFGVDRALSGSIQMEGRETTFRSPMDAIETGIALVPEERKEQGLVIDMSVRHNIGLAGLWRNRRPGGRLNRTQEEADTAAMIEQLGIKTPGQRQIVRFLSGGNQQKVVLGKWLTMSPRLLLLDEPTRGIDVGAKEEVYRLMEKLAREGLAILFVSSELEEILGMSDRVLVMHEGRITGEVPRSELSEEAVMHLATGAPNPV